The DNA segment TCCAGGAAAACCGATGGCCAGATCGGCTACTCTGCCCATCCCACTGCGATGATGATTGCGACCGGTAAGCAGACAGGCTCGGGTAGGCGAACAGAGTGAGGTCGTATGGAAGTTGGCAAGGCGGACACCCTTGTCAGCTAGCGCATCGATGCGCGGTGTTGCGATATTTGACCCATAGCAACCCAGCTGGGCAAAGCCTACATCATCGAGTACGATGAGCACCACGTTGGGTGTGCCGACTTTTGGTTTTGGTTGGGGCGGCCACCACGGTACCGAGGTTCGCCAATCTTTACCGATCTTGCCTTGGAACTCTTCCATGCCTATCCTCGCTCCTCTTTGGCTTCAACCCATGCCACACAGCCAGTACGATGGGCCTATGGGTCCTCAGCAACGGTCAAGACGGCTGCTTCTTCGTACCCTGCTCAGCGTTATCGTAATCGTCGTCGTTTTTGTACTCCTCTTTGGCTCACGCTCGGAACTCATCTTTGCCCTGCATCGGCTCACCCATCTCAACTTCGCCTGGGCATTCGCCGCCATTGGATCAGAGATAGCCTCCATCACGTGCTATGCACTTCTACAACGTCAACTCCTCACCCTCACCGGTCACCATATCCGTTTTGCCTCACTCTTTGGACTCACTCTCGCCACCGATGCAATCGCCGACTCCCTGCCCGGCGAACCGCTCTTCTCCAGCGCTTTTCGCTTCACGCAGTATCGCAGGCATGGTGTCGACCGATCCAACGCTGCCTGGGTGATGGTGGCGGTGTTGGTTGCCCTCGCGCTCGGGCTCTCCATCCTGCTCCTCATCGGAGCCTCATTCGCTGCGATCCTGGGACAGCACGGGACACCTGATCTGGTCTTGATCCTCGTTGCGATCATGCTCCTCGTCGTGATGGTGATCGTCTTGACGCGTGTATCGCTCTGGCTTTGGACTCTGAACCTCGTTGCCCGTGGCATCAAGTATGCGCCTCGCCGCGTTCGATTGCCGAGTGAACGGGTGCTCCAACGGGCACACGACATGCTGGCTCACTTCCGCATCGGTCCACGGGATGCGGGGCTGCTTGGGCTGCTCGGGCTTGGGGAATGGGGATTCGATCTCGGTTGTCTGATCCTCGTCTTTCCGGCACTTCACCTGGCTATCCCGTGGAGTTCCGTGGTATTGGCCTATAGCGCGAGTCAAATCGTCGGAATCCTGCCGATCACACCGGGAGGTCTCGGAACGATCGAGGGGAGCCTGAGTGGGGTGCTGGTGGCCTTCGCGGTCAGCACCCATGATGCAATCACCGCGGTGCTGGTGTATCGGCTGATCTCCTATTGGATCATCATCGCAGTGGGTTGGACCGCCTTTGTGGTCATCTGGGTCCTCACCCGGCGGGAGACGAGACATCGAGCCAACTCAGCACCTTCGACGCTCATCGATCATGGTCCCATGATCGATCATGAAGGAGGTAGTAACTCGTCCTCATGCACCCACCGGCGCTAGATCAAAGCAGGGGCCAATGGACTTCGCGATCGGGTTGGGCCGCTGGCTTGGCAAAGATAAAACCTTGGATCAGCGTCGCACCGAGGTCGATGACACAGCTAAGCTCTGCCACGGTCTCGACTCCTTCCGCGACGACCTCGATTCCCTCGCTTCTCACGGCTTGAATCAGCCCACCCACAAGTGCACGCTTCAGGGGTTCACTGTCGATATCAGCGATTAACTCTCGATCAATCTTGATGACATCCGGCAACAGACCTGCAATCGTATTCAGGCCTGCGTAGCCACTACCAACATCATCGAGCGCCACCTGGAAACCATGACTGCGATAGTAGCGAAAAATCCTCTTGAGATGGGCAAAGTCAAGGATCTGCTGACTCTCGGTGACTTCAAAGACAATGCGACTGGGGTCGAACTGATGCTGCTCAGCAATCGCCAGTGTCGTCCTCAGACACTGGCGTGGATCATAGATAGCATTGGGAAGGAAGTTGATGAAGATCCGGCCGTCAAGTTCGATTTTCGCCGCCGTTGCAATCGCCGTCTCCCGCGAGAGACGATCGAGAAAAAAGATGGCGTCCATCTTTTGCGCATACGAGAATAACCGCAGCGGAGAGATCAACGCCCCAGAACGACTTCGCCCTCGACTGAGCGCCTCGTAGGCAATCACCTGCGAGGATTCAACGGAGACAATCGGTTGGAAATGCGTCTCTAACGCCTTGCGTTCGAGACAATCCTCAACCTCTGGAGCATCCTGAGTGCCGAGGAGGTGTTCGACGGTCGTCACGCTGCGCAACGTATTGCTGTCGATAGCCACCGACGCATCGTGTTCGATGACGCGGATCTGTTCACGTTGGTAGGCGGTGAGACGCGTATCGGCACCAATGACCGAGACCACGTACGCGAGGTCGACGTCTTGGGGCATGAGGACAGCCCCTTCCTGCCGATATCCGATCCCCGCCTTGCGCAAACCACCGGCAACCCTTCGTCGCAACTCCTCCTGATGAATCACAAGGACGTGTGGGTCGCTCATATCTGGCGGCCTAGACGGTACAAACCCCTGACAACTTTCACAACCCAAGATCGACCCCTCGTCTACTCCCTATAGTCAACTTCGGCACCTGAGTGCGCAACTCAAATCGAAGTAGCAAAGTTGCTCAGTCGTCCCGTCCACACCGATACCATCTCTGCCGAACGACAGGAGGAGTGCCACGACATGGACCGAACCCCCGCACCACTAGCTACGTTCAAAGAGCAACAGCTTCCCCGTGTCTCATCACCAGGGGCGGCCCAAGGCTACCACCGCAGCGGCGCCTGGACAGCACCGTCCATCACGGGCCACAACATCCGCTCCGATCACCAACGCTTTACATTCCTCGCCCGCCACCCCCAGCTTCTCATCCTGCCTCCCTTGAGTGACAGAGCCTGAGCCCGATGGACACGCTTCGCCGATGGCGATGCCGACGACGAGTCAGCCTGCAGTTATCCCACCGAAGGATTCTTGGCATGAGGCGATTGCCTCCGAGCATCGATCACCGGTGCATCGGGGGAGCTCTCGCGTTCAAAACGAGCGTGTCCCCGATGCCGTGGATGGTGCCTAGCCAAGAGTGGGTCCAACTCGGCAAGTGGAGCGGGTCGGGCGAGATAAAAGCCCTGGCCATAGCGAACGCCAACATCGACGAGGGTGTTGAGCTGCTCGACGGTCTCGATCCCCTCCGCGACCACCTCAGCCCCGATCTCGTTACCAAAGATCACAAGCGCGCTCGCCAAGGCTCTTCTCACGGGATGGGTGTCGATCCCCCTGGTCAACTCCCGATCGAGTTTGATGATATCCGGGGCCACCTGGAGGACGACGGCCAGGCTAGCAAAGCCAGTACCGGTATCATCGATGGCGATTTTACAACCGAGATCACGAAGGTTCTGGCAGGCCTCTTGGAGCTGCGGAGAGTCGACGATGTCCGTGTGCTCGGTAAGTTCGACGATCACCCTCGTCGCGTCAACGGTACCGAGCATCTTACAGAGCTCGTCCGACATAAAAGTCGTAGGGCCCGCGTTGATGGCGAGGGAGATGGGGTTCGGCAATCGCGCGAGAAGTTCAAGCCCACGCCGGATCGCGAAGAGTTCGAGGGCAACCCCGAGGCCGACTGAAGCTGCCTGGTGAAACCAGTAGTCAGGCGCCCGAGGTGGGGTGGTATGGAATCGAGCGAGCGCCTCGACCTCGGTGATCCGACGCGATTCATCAAGACGCATGATGGGTTGTGCGACCATCGTGAGCGCGTCGGTTCGCATCATCTTCTCGATCCGACGACGTTTACTGGCGCGCCGTTGGGTCTCGGGTTGGAGTACCTTGGTGATAAAACTTGAGCGGGCAAGGGCGAAGGGGCACTCATCGGTGGCGAGTTCGGGGACGAGGTGGGTGAGCTGGCCACGGGTGGTGGCGATCTCGGCCTTCTCAGTCACGTCGATGAAGTCAAGGACCGCACCGGTCACGCTGGCCACAAAATCAGCCACACTCGAGAGCTGGAGTACATCTTCCGGTGAAAAGGCATGAGGCAGAGGAGAAGCTAGCAGCAAAACTCCGATGCTTTCCTTCCCGCGAAGGAGGGGAACGTACAGCATGGAGTTGATCCCCAACTCCCTCCAGATCGCTCTCGTTGAGCTAGCTGCACTAGCGATCTCAGGACAGTTTTGCACTGTGCCCATCCTCATCGTCTGACCAGAGGTGCTCGTTTGGACCCTGATTTGCTTGTCAGCAGGGCGACACAACCGGCCGGACCCAGCGATCTGGTAGAGGACATCCCCTTGGGCGATCTCGACAGCCACACCATCGGCCGCAGGGACCAGTTCCATCGTCTCATC comes from the Ferrimicrobium sp. genome and includes:
- a CDS encoding sulfatase-like hydrolase/transferase, which gives rise to MEEFQGKIGKDWRTSVPWWPPQPKPKVGTPNVVLIVLDDVGFAQLGCYGSNIATPRIDALADKGVRLANFHTTSLCSPTRACLLTGRNHHRSGMGRVADLAIGFPG
- a CDS encoding EAL domain-containing protein produces the protein MSDPHVLVIHQEELRRRVAGGLRKAGIGYRQEGAVLMPQDVDLAYVVSVIGADTRLTAYQREQIRVIEHDASVAIDSNTLRSVTTVEHLLGTQDAPEVEDCLERKALETHFQPIVSVESSQVIAYEALSRGRSRSGALISPLRLFSYAQKMDAIFFLDRLSRETAIATAAKIELDGRIFINFLPNAIYDPRQCLRTTLAIAEQHQFDPSRIVFEVTESQQILDFAHLKRIFRYYRSHGFQVALDDVGSGYAGLNTIAGLLPDVIKIDRELIADIDSEPLKRALVGGLIQAVRSEGIEVVAEGVETVAELSCVIDLGATLIQGFIFAKPAAQPDREVHWPLL
- a CDS encoding lysylphosphatidylglycerol synthase transmembrane domain-containing protein, which translates into the protein MGPQQRSRRLLLRTLLSVIVIVVVFVLLFGSRSELIFALHRLTHLNFAWAFAAIGSEIASITCYALLQRQLLTLTGHHIRFASLFGLTLATDAIADSLPGEPLFSSAFRFTQYRRHGVDRSNAAWVMVAVLVALALGLSILLLIGASFAAILGQHGTPDLVLILVAIMLLVVMVIVLTRVSLWLWTLNLVARGIKYAPRRVRLPSERVLQRAHDMLAHFRIGPRDAGLLGLLGLGEWGFDLGCLILVFPALHLAIPWSSVVLAYSASQIVGILPITPGGLGTIEGSLSGVLVAFAVSTHDAITAVLVYRLISYWIIIAVGWTAFVVIWVLTRRETRHRANSAPSTLIDHGPMIDHEGGSNSSSCTHRR
- a CDS encoding EAL domain-containing protein; the protein is MGVGQIGWRAGGPESIFQRLMDETMELVPAADGVAVEIAQGDVLYQIAGSGRLCRPADKQIRVQTSTSGQTMRMGTVQNCPEIASAASSTRAIWRELGINSMLYVPLLRGKESIGVLLLASPLPHAFSPEDVLQLSSVADFVASVTGAVLDFIDVTEKAEIATTRGQLTHLVPELATDECPFALARSSFITKVLQPETQRRASKRRRIEKMMRTDALTMVAQPIMRLDESRRITEVEALARFHTTPPRAPDYWFHQAASVGLGVALELFAIRRGLELLARLPNPISLAINAGPTTFMSDELCKMLGTVDATRVIVELTEHTDIVDSPQLQEACQNLRDLGCKIAIDDTGTGFASLAVVLQVAPDIIKLDRELTRGIDTHPVRRALASALVIFGNEIGAEVVAEGIETVEQLNTLVDVGVRYGQGFYLARPAPLAELDPLLARHHPRHRGHARFERESSPDAPVIDARRQSPHAKNPSVG